The DNA sequence CCTGTGGCGTCTCAGCCTGCAGAGCACCTCCAATCAAGAATAAAAACAGGAACAATACGTTCTTCATTTAATAAATTTTTGCAAATATATAAATCAAATCTCTATATATCGTGTTAATATAATTTTATTTAGTTATTTTTTTGGTAGTCACCTCCCCATTCCTGTTGATTTTAAGTACATAAATACCATTAACCATTGAAGCAACGTCAATTCTTATTTCGGTTTTGTTCGGGTTGAGTTGGAGTACCAGTCTGCCGGAAGCATCATATACTTCAATGGTAGAAATATTCTTGTTTAAGGATTTAACGACGAATTCACTTCCGCTTCTGTAAACAACGAGTTGATCTTTATTGATGTTTGTAGTTCCTAAAACAAGATCACTTTGGTAAACGATTTCAAATCTGCCGTCGGTTAAACCTTCGTTGGCGGTAAAAGTATAATCTCCTTTTGACAGATTGGTAACCGTATTGGTTTGTTTATCTTTCAGATAAATATTTTGTCCGTCGGCGAAAATTCCTTCTTTTTCTACTATTGCTATTTTATAGTTCCCTGTTTCAAAACCTTTCATCCCCAATGGAACAATATCGGAAGTTAATAATGGAAACTGACGACCTTGAATATTGAGTTTATAATCATTAAGCACCGAATAGAAAGCATCTGAACTTTCACCAAACTGCTGCGCATCTGCGGAGGATTCAAAACCATTGGTTGCTCCTTTTGGATAGGCAATTAGAATGGTATTAAAATTCTGTGCAGGAGTTGTTAATTTTAACCAGAAACGGTCGATTGCATCGTTAGAAGTTCCTTTGTTGATAAATTTACTTTCACCGGTTCCATCATTACGCATGGAATTGGTGAAAGTTAAAGGTACGGCTGCTAGTGCTTGTACAATGAAACCTTGACCTACTTTAATATAACGAGTTGGTTTTTTAATACCATTTGCTGCCGCTGTTCCACCAGAAAGAACAACATAGGTAGCGTAATTATCGGCAACATAAGTAGTTCCTTGCTCGTTGACATTAACATTCGTCCAGAAATAAGCAGTTCCTTCTACTGCTCCTATAGCTACTAGTGCATCGAAATCGATATTTGAAGAATATGGGTTTCCTACTAAATTGAAACCTTCACGCTTTTTCTCTAATGGATAAGTTATATCCCCGTTATTTGGAGCACCAGTGAAAGTCCCGTTAAAATCTGTATATTCAGCTGAAGCAGCATCAGTCCAAGGTCTGTAAGTATTATCGGCTCTGATGGCATATCCTTTACCAGCAGCAAAAGGCGTGTCTTTAGGACTTGTTACTGATGCAAATTCATCATTGGACTCGTTATAAGTTAAAAATCTTGAAAGAACAGTTTTCGGAGAGAATGTGAACAGATTTTGTCCGGAAACCGGACTTCCCCAATAGGTATAATCCAGACGCTTCATGTTTGCGATGCGATCTACTTTAAAAATACCTGAACCAGAATTGGTAGAACCAACGGTCTGTACAAAATTACCATCGCTTGCTACGATTAAACTGCCATTGTTAGCAAAATCACCTGTGGTGAAACTGGTATTCGGAGCGATAGTTAAAGTTTTACCTGTATTAATGGTTAATGATTTCGAAACTAAAGGAGTTGTGGTGGTGAAGTCGCCATTGATTACCGCTTTAACATTTACGTTAGGCTCATCATTATCCCAGTTAGTTCCGTTGTAAGTTGTAATCTCGTTTAGTAGTGTTTTTACCGAAATAGGATTGCTGTTAGCCGATACTGCAGTACCATTCTTAGCACGAAGCCTGTAATAATATTGTGTATCTCGTGTTAAACCCGTAACCTGACTCGTAGTACTAGGTTGTCCTGAAATTAGTTTAGCATCGTAGTCCGTAACTAATGAAGGAGTAAAATTATAAGTATTTATAACTACATCATCAATATGGATAATATCCTTAAGTCTTTTAAATTGTACTATCGTCGGTACAGTAGTATTTACAGTAACGGTCTTCTGGATCACTCCAGTTTCTAAAGCCTTATAAGGAGAATATGTAGTTGCAATCCAACTTTTACCGCCATCAATAGAATAATTGACTTGTAAATCGCCACTATTACTTGATGATACCCAAAAAGACAATGACGAAATTCCATTGTCAAATGATGGTGAAATTAACGCAGAATTTCCTGAATTTTGTAACTCAGCTGAATAAGTACCTGAATGAACTCCTGTTGTACTCCTCGCAACTTTTGTAACATTCCAGGTACCTGTACTTAAAACTAGGGACCCAGTATAAAAATCTGCTGTTAAACCTGAATCGAATGTTTCAGTAACAATATTTGGCGCACTTGTCCCAAAAGTCGGCAAAGTACTCACGTCCAATAAATAACCAGACGCTGCACCGACAACCGTATCCCAATTGGCATTAAATGAGGTTTCGGTCACAGTACTAGCCGCAGTCGCACTTGGCGCTGTTAAACCCAGGATATCCGCTTTCAAACCTGTTGGTTGCGAAACCTTATAATTTGCAGCAGTCGTACCCGATAAAGTATATCCTGTAACCGTTACTACAATTCCTGTACCTACGTTGGCATTGGCAAAAGTAGCCGTAGGTGAACCAGTAATTGTAATAATAGATTGATCCGCATCTGCTAATCCTACTATTACAGGTGTTCCAAATAAGGTAGCGGTGGTCGTTCCGTCTTGAATTTTATTATTAGCTGATACACCCGTAATAGTTACCGTTCTTTCGGTAATTCTAGCCTTTATATTTACTGGCGGTGTTAGACTATAATTTGTAGCAGCAAGGCCGGATAAACTAAAACCTGTTACTGTAATTATTATTCCATTTCCCACATTAGCCGTTGAAAAGTTATACGCTGGTGTACCAGACAAGTTAACCTTTCCAAAATCGCTTTCCAAAGTACCACTTAGAGTAGCCGCACCTGTAACGGCTGCTAGAGTGGTCCCATCATATATTTTATTAACTCCTGCTAAACCTGTGATTGTTAAAACTTTCGCAGTAACCGTCAATGAGTGCGATACTTCAGTCGCCGCATTATAGTCATTATCACCAGTTTGTGAAGCGGTAATGATGGCTGTACCCGCACCTACAACCGTTACTAAATTATCTGAAACGGTAGCAACCGCAGGATTAGAACTGGTATAAATTATCGACAATCCAGAATCTGAAACCCCTGTTAATTTAAAATCATTATCACCATATTGTTTAGTAGCCAAAGCCGCAAAATTGATGGTTTGATTCGCTTTGGCAATTGTGAAATTTATAGCAGCTGCCGAACTTGTACCTTTACCATTAGTAGCGGTAACGGTAGCAGAAAAAGTTCCAGCGGCAGTTGGCGTACCCGATATAACACCAGTAGTTGTATTCAAATTTAATCCAGCAGGCAAAGCACCCGTTGCAAAAGCATAAGAAGTTGGACTGTTACGAGTTTCAATATGATAATTTAAGGAAGTACCAAAAATTCCGTTTACAGTTTGTCCTCCAATGATTACTGGTGGAATGGTTGGGACCAATGTATCTGTTAATTTAACATCATCAATTCTATAAACAGTAGCCGTACCCATCTGTGTAAATCTAATTCTTAAGTTAGCTGCAGAAGGAATTGGAATTGATCCTGTTGCCGTTACATATTGCCAAACGTTTGCTTTAACCGCAGAAAGACCAAAAGCTAATGTTGAATATGAAATTCCATCTGAACTTACTTCCAGTTTTAGATCAGCACCATTATCATTAGCCTTATTTGTACTAATACCAAACGACAACGACAAACTAGAGTAGCTTAAAGTATTAATACCCGCTATTTCAAAATTTGTATTAATTGCGTTTGTAATAAGGACATTTCGTCCTGCAGAAAAACCAGCGTAGGTATTTGAAGGTGCAGTAACCCTTGTATCAGCATTACCAGAATAAGTTAAAGTGCGACTGTTTTGAAATTCGTTAGCAGCTATCGAAATAGTTTTCGTTTCAGTTCCTTCTCCCATGTTTTCTGAGAATATGGTTGTTTGTGCCCATCCTGCGGTAGTGATAAAAAGGAATAAGAAACTAAAAATGGTGGTTTTAAAAGAGGATAAAAATGGCTTCATACGGGATAGTTTTTCTTAATATATTGAATTTGGCAAAGATATTCAAAAATAACAGAAATCTTTTAAAATTTAGTTAATGTTTACTAACATTTGTTAATAATTATGTTTCGATAAATAGAAAAGACTAAAAAGGAAGCTGATTTCGAGTAGAGAGATGGGCACTTCGACTCACTTCGACTACGCTCAGTGACCACCGCTCAGTGACCACACTTCGACTCACTTCGGCTACGCTCAGTGACCACCCGCTCAGTGACCGATTACAGTGGTTGATCTTTTGAGTATTTTGGTATTTGGGTACTTAAGTCTTTAGGTGATTTGATTTTTGCGAAAAGCAGCTCTTGATAGTATTTAACTGTGCAAAACTACTCGAACTGACGAAGTCCAGCAATTGAATAACTTGGGTTTTAAAAGTGAGAAGCACCTCTACAAAAGATGGGCATTATCAAAAAAAAAACTTCTGAAGTTAGAATCAGAAGTTAGTGGGAGTTAGGTGATGATCACACTGCCGGCATAGGAAGATGAGGAGACTTGTGAGCAATCGGCAGAACGAAAGGCTAGCCAGACATGTACGGTTTTGCCTTGAAAGTGGGGTGACAATGGAATATCAACCGTGGTATCGAGGCGCAGTGCAATATTTTCTATAAAGACCGGCTTGAGCTCTCCTTCTGCTATAAACAGAAGTTGAACTTCATCTGTTTTCCGAAGAGGATCTCCCCCACTGTTCTCGTACCAGGTAAGATTCATTGAAAGCGGTAAGGGCGAAGTGAGACCTGTGGGCACGATACTCCGCAACGAACCACGGGCAAATTCGATTTCTGAATAAACCGGAGTGACCTCATTTAACACATAGTCCAGTTTGAAAGTGTTGAGCACATTGCTTAAAGCTTGATTATAACAGGACTTCATACCTGTCCGCTGACCGAAATGCACTTTGGCAAACTCTTTATAAGACAGTAAAAAATGATAACTCTTCCGCATACGCGCCTGAATGAGGAGTTGCCTGGCTGTAAACTCTTTCAGTTTTTTACGGGGGCGACTGCGCAAAATTTCGTTTCCTGGGATATTGACCACTACGAGGCGGCCGATTCTACCAGAAGATCCTAATAGCAGACTGTCTATTAATTTTCCCATGGCGTTTATTTTTTCGGGTTG is a window from the Kaistella flava (ex Peng et al. 2021) genome containing:
- a CDS encoding YDG domain-containing protein, coding for MKPFLSSFKTTIFSFLFLFITTAGWAQTTIFSENMGEGTETKTISIAANEFQNSRTLTYSGNADTRVTAPSNTYAGFSAGRNVLITNAINTNFEIAGINTLSYSSLSLSFGISTNKANDNGADLKLEVSSDGISYSTLAFGLSAVKANVWQYVTATGSIPIPSAANLRIRFTQMGTATVYRIDDVKLTDTLVPTIPPVIIGGQTVNGIFGTSLNYHIETRNSPTSYAFATGALPAGLNLNTTTGVISGTPTAAGTFSATVTATNGKGTSSAAAINFTIAKANQTINFAALATKQYGDNDFKLTGVSDSGLSIIYTSSNPAVATVSDNLVTVVGAGTAIITASQTGDNDYNAATEVSHSLTVTAKVLTITGLAGVNKIYDGTTLAAVTGAATLSGTLESDFGKVNLSGTPAYNFSTANVGNGIIITVTGFSLSGLAATNYSLTPPVNIKARITERTVTITGVSANNKIQDGTTTATLFGTPVIVGLADADQSIITITGSPTATFANANVGTGIVVTVTGYTLSGTTAANYKVSQPTGLKADILGLTAPSATAASTVTETSFNANWDTVVGAASGYLLDVSTLPTFGTSAPNIVTETFDSGLTADFYTGSLVLSTGTWNVTKVARSTTGVHSGTYSAELQNSGNSALISPSFDNGISSLSFWVSSSNSGDLQVNYSIDGGKSWIATTYSPYKALETGVIQKTVTVNTTVPTIVQFKRLKDIIHIDDVVINTYNFTPSLVTDYDAKLISGQPSTTSQVTGLTRDTQYYYRLRAKNGTAVSANSNPISVKTLLNEITTYNGTNWDNDEPNVNVKAVINGDFTTTTPLVSKSLTINTGKTLTIAPNTSFTTGDFANNGSLIVASDGNFVQTVGSTNSGSGIFKVDRIANMKRLDYTYWGSPVSGQNLFTFSPKTVLSRFLTYNESNDEFASVTSPKDTPFAAGKGYAIRADNTYRPWTDAASAEYTDFNGTFTGAPNNGDITYPLEKKREGFNLVGNPYSSNIDFDALVAIGAVEGTAYFWTNVNVNEQGTTYVADNYATYVVLSGGTAAANGIKKPTRYIKVGQGFIVQALAAVPLTFTNSMRNDGTGESKFINKGTSNDAIDRFWLKLTTPAQNFNTILIAYPKGATNGFESSADAQQFGESSDAFYSVLNDYKLNIQGRQFPLLTSDIVPLGMKGFETGNYKIAIVEKEGIFADGQNIYLKDKQTNTVTNLSKGDYTFTANEGLTDGRFEIVYQSDLVLGTTNINKDQLVVYRSGSEFVVKSLNKNISTIEVYDASGRLVLQLNPNKTEIRIDVASMVNGIYVLKINRNGEVTTKKITK
- a CDS encoding DUF6266 family protein produces the protein MGKLIDSLLLGSSGRIGRLVVVNIPGNEILRSRPRKKLKEFTARQLLIQARMRKSYHFLLSYKEFAKVHFGQRTGMKSCYNQALSNVLNTFKLDYVLNEVTPVYSEIEFARGSLRSIVPTGLTSPLPLSMNLTWYENSGGDPLRKTDEVQLLFIAEGELKPVFIENIALRLDTTVDIPLSPHFQGKTVHVWLAFRSADCSQVSSSSYAGSVIIT